A genomic window from Cytobacillus suaedae includes:
- a CDS encoding sulfite exporter TauE/SafE family protein — translation MYELINQIGYLISQPFNNLARSFETVPILFAFLLGIVGSMVPCQLTANVGAMTLYGNKSFQKGLAWTDVLLFTLGKITVFSVLGFLVWLLGREFQSELTVYFPWFKKIVGPLFILVGFYMLGLIKLNGSITFFERPKRLFQKGKFGSFLLGASFSLGFCPTMFVLFFITLMPVVLSTSYGVVLPSLFAVGTTLPLLLVMVLIWYFGASGVVLRKSRKVGANLQRIAGVLLIIIGLFDSITYWTM, via the coding sequence ATGTATGAGCTAATCAACCAAATCGGATATCTTATTTCTCAGCCATTTAACAACTTAGCAAGAAGCTTTGAAACGGTTCCGATTTTATTCGCATTCTTACTCGGCATTGTTGGCTCAATGGTTCCATGTCAACTTACGGCTAATGTTGGGGCCATGACCCTTTATGGAAACAAATCCTTTCAAAAAGGACTTGCCTGGACAGATGTATTGCTCTTTACTTTAGGAAAAATAACAGTATTTAGTGTACTAGGCTTCTTGGTATGGCTATTAGGTAGGGAGTTTCAGTCCGAATTAACGGTTTATTTTCCTTGGTTTAAAAAGATAGTTGGCCCTTTATTTATTTTGGTTGGTTTTTATATGTTGGGTCTTATCAAACTAAATGGGTCTATCACGTTTTTTGAACGTCCTAAAAGATTGTTTCAGAAAGGAAAGTTTGGATCTTTTTTGCTGGGTGCTAGCTTTTCCCTAGGCTTTTGTCCGACGATGTTTGTGTTGTTTTTTATTACTTTAATGCCTGTTGTTCTTTCTACCTCCTATGGGGTTGTGTTGCCAAGCTTATTTGCTGTTGGAACCACATTACCTTTATTGCTAGTCATGGTGTTAATTTGGTACTTTGGAGCAAGCGGAGTGGTTTTGAGAAAAAGCAGAAAAGTCGGGGCAAACCTACAAAGAATAGCAGGTGTTCTTTTAATCATTATCGGTTTGTTTGACTCTATTACATACTGGACTATGTAG
- a CDS encoding D-alanyl-D-alanine carboxypeptidase codes for MKRSKYITIITVFLLLITLLPTKSHAIAARGAILMEQHSGRVLYEKNAHAPLRIASITKIMTAILAIESGKLDDTVKVSNKAIHTEGSSLYLQPNEKMKLIDLTYGLMLRSGNDAAVAIAEHVGGSLEDFVDMMNKKAKEIGMKNTVFANPHGLDDHENHYSSAYDMALLTRYAMKNETYAKISGTKDYRPSSGEIARSWHNKNRLLTQFYEYCTGGKTGYTKRAKRTLVTTASKDNLDLIAVTINDGNDWNDHMALYNRAFEQYELVEIVKKDKQAQINDQYYKGNISTKDSFVYPMTPKEKEDVSLSIKLLHPKKVKKGHDLEDPVGKITIYIKDKSVGQVHLYLTDIPEDEQKGFWEKLKDKFK; via the coding sequence ATGAAACGTTCAAAATACATTACAATAATCACTGTATTCCTCTTACTAATCACTTTACTTCCTACAAAGAGTCACGCTATTGCCGCAAGAGGTGCTATCCTAATGGAACAGCACTCGGGCCGGGTTTTGTATGAAAAAAATGCACATGCCCCACTTAGAATCGCAAGCATAACGAAAATAATGACAGCCATTCTAGCCATTGAATCTGGTAAGCTAGATGACACTGTAAAGGTAAGCAATAAAGCCATACATACAGAAGGCTCCTCTCTTTATCTTCAACCTAATGAAAAAATGAAGTTAATCGATTTAACGTATGGGCTCATGCTTCGTTCAGGAAATGATGCAGCTGTTGCCATTGCTGAACATGTCGGGGGAAGTTTAGAAGATTTTGTGGATATGATGAACAAGAAAGCAAAGGAAATCGGTATGAAAAACACTGTTTTTGCTAATCCACATGGGCTTGATGATCATGAAAATCATTACTCATCTGCGTATGATATGGCATTGTTAACTAGATATGCAATGAAGAATGAAACGTATGCCAAGATTTCAGGTACGAAAGACTACAGACCTTCTAGCGGCGAAATTGCAAGATCCTGGCATAATAAAAACCGGTTACTAACTCAGTTCTACGAATATTGTACGGGTGGAAAAACTGGCTATACAAAAAGAGCTAAGCGAACGCTTGTAACAACAGCTTCTAAAGATAATCTTGATTTAATTGCAGTCACTATAAATGACGGTAATGATTGGAACGACCATATGGCTCTTTACAATCGCGCTTTTGAGCAATATGAGTTAGTTGAAATTGTAAAAAAAGATAAACAGGCTCAAATTAATGATCAATATTACAAAGGAAACATTAGTACAAAGGATAGCTTTGTATACCCAATGACTCCTAAGGAAAAAGAAGACGTGTCACTCTCAATCAAGCTGCTTCATCCGAAGAAAGTAAAGAAAGGACATGACCTAGAAGATCCAGTCGGTAAAATTACGATTTATATTAAAGATAAATCGGTTGGTCAAGTACATCTTTATTTAACGGATATTCCAGAGGATGAGCAAAAAGGATTCTGGGAGAAATTAAAGGATAAGTTTAAGTAA